TGCAATATAAAGCTAAGAGATCAAAGCCAAAGGTCATGGAGTTTAAAGATAAAATCCAGTAGCGACTGCGCTTCCATTCAATGTGGATGGAAAAGTTTCGCAAAAGCACAAGGGCTGAAGGAGGGAGATGAATTCGTGTTAGAGCTCACTGAAAATGGAGAGGCGCCTGTCTTCAATTTCTATGGCAAGCTTTTCTGTTATTATTATGTTTCCTGATATGTATAAAACATACATAAGCTTGAAGAAATTCAGGCAATATAAGTGGAAAAGTGATGTTCTAAGTTCATCCCTAAGAATTTGATACATACCATATGGTTGGTAGAGTTAATTGCTAGGCTTTAGAATAATTGATGAATCAGATAGGTTTCAGACGTACTAGTGAAAAATGCATACTTTTTAAACTGAGGCTAAACCTAAATGGTAGTTCATCATGTACGAGGAAAGGAACAGAAAATGGAGACTTCACAGTTTTGGAGATTAGTTACTACTTAGTATTACTAATTAATCTTTTCCTGGAAGCACGAAGTACAACATTGCACCAAAAGGGCTGCTTTCCTTTATAATTGGATAATGATCACTACTAAAGTACCTTAGGGTAATTTTTTCACTCCAGAGCCTCTGCCTGCCTCTACAGTCAAAGTCCAGTCATTATAAAGCAGGAAACTTTCACGATTTTAATGCATGCACTAATGTATGGTAGATGCTAAGTAGAAGGTTTGAAGGTTCCAGAGTTCTATATAATAAAATTTGGCTACCTGGTGGAAAATCAGGTTGTAATTTGTAGATGACTTCTTTCTTGAACTCTTTTCATTCATTTAGGAAAAGACAAGGCATCAACTCGAAAATCAGGAAAGGAAGTCTCTTGGCGTGATGAAGAACCTGTTAATCCTCACTTTACGTCAACAATAGAACCTCATTGCATCAGACGTTGTATATTGGTGAGCCTTTTTGTCTCTTGCCACAATCCATTTCTATGGCACGCTATACACTACAGTTGCAACATACCTGGCAATCCAATGCAGTATCTCCCAATGAAGTTCGCGAGATCAAATGATTTAAGCAACAGAAGCTGCAAATTGATCCTCAAAGATCCAAAGAAAAGGTCATGGCATGCAGAACTCAACTCAAGAGGCAGCCGAGTTTGCATCTCTTTTGGCTTGGACGAGTTCTTTACTGCAAATGACCTAAAGGAAGGAGACACTTGCAGTTTTGAGCTTGTGGAAAATGGAGAAACACCTGTTATTAACTTTCTTACACGCTTGACAAAAGATGATCAGCCTCCACCACAGCCCGCCACTGATGATCATTCTTACTTCATCTCCACAATCAAGCCTTATAACATCAAAAGTTGTGTACTGGTAAGCATTGGAACTTCTTAAACTGTCAAAGTCCATTTATATAACGAGCTTTGGGACCTTTTGGGATCTCTGATATGATTTGTCCTGCAGCATCTACCAGTGAAGTTTGCTAAACCGAATGGTTTAACCAAGCTGAAGGGAGAAATGATCGTCAAAGATGACAGACAAAGGCTGTGGAAAATAAAATTGAAGGACAGGGGAGATAGAGTTGTGCTTTCAAGGGGATGGAGTAATATCTCCAGAGCAAATGGCCTTAAAGTTGGGGACAGGTACAAGTTTGAGATCATCAAGAAAGGAAAGAGACCTGTGGTGAATTTCCATTGTGAGTATTTCTTTCCAGTATACTTTATGCTTTGTTAGTTAAAATTTTAGAGTTAATCTTATAGTCGCTATTTAATTTCCCTTGTTGCTTTTAATTGTAATCTGTACTGATCAAATATTCAGTTGTATACTCTTCACTGATTGCTAGGATGCCCAGTTATAAATTTTAGAAGAAGAATGAGAAATGCTACTGAATGCTTAACCAACCCTTTGAACTCGCAAGTAAATTATCTCATCCTAATTTACaggttttgcatgttttaattTTGTGAATTAATTTACCATTCTTCAATCAAATTTTAAGTTTCTCTTGATGTGTGTTAGCGTAAGCATTATTCTCCAAAACTGATGTGATCTGCAGGTAAGTTTCTGAAATCTGAAGAGGACAGCCCAGCTTTAACACCAAATTGATGATAATTGACAATTACACCCAACCTTCCAACTTCCAAGCACAGTATTGGCACAGCCCATCATTTCTGTAACACCGTGCTTTCTTCATTTCTGATTTCTgctttcaagaaatcattaatTATGTGCTTTTCACTCGGGCTACTGCTGAATTATGTAAAAGCATCATTTGTACCATTGGATGATTTTCTTTACCTGGATAAGTTCACATTCTGTTTAGGAAATGAGGTAAAATATTTGTCTTCGTGTGGGATATATCAGAATAGAGGGATTGATTCCTATTTCCTAATTTGGTCAATTCTGCATGATAAAGAAAGTGTAGGGGTACGTATGTATAGAATTACATCCCCATACCAAAAATGTGGAGTAGTTAGAAACTAAGGATTACCGAGAAAACATTCTAATTATTGCTAGcttgacaagaaaataaacactATCTCCCATAACTCAACATATCCATTCTCGCATCCATCTCAATAACCtagaataaatctttttttaaaaaaatcgtCTTCATTTTATTACACGTACATGAATGAAACctagaaaaaattttaaaaaaaattatgaacgTTAAAAAAAGTATGGTTGCTTTGGTTTAGCGTTCATTAACCCAACCCAAATCTATATTGCGAGTGTTTCACTCAAGCAATTGTTCGAGCATGATTTGGACGTGAGAACTTGACAAGTTGAACCTCTAGAGAGAGTCCAAGAACAAAAAAGAAGTTACTAGATATTTTAGGCTTATGCCGCTTTTATTTACCAAATGGTCCATACTAGCGTTTATGAATGGTAGTAGGAAAAAGACCATATGGTGCAAGACCTTTCGAGTGTCACGGGTTGCTTAATTTTCTATAAGCACGGCGAAGCCTCCCTGTCTGGCCGGTTGGTCCAAGGCTGGTGAGCGCGGTCGTGTGCGATACGTGTCACAAGGAATCCGTCAAAGCTTTTGTGACTTCATTTTGCACACATCGGAAAGAGTGGAATATTTGAAGCCAAATAATAAATGTGTTATTATCATCTGCAACTTGATTTGCGTAGAAAAATTTTGTTGGAACTGTTAGACCTGTTCAAGTCTTTAATGAAGTTGCTCGACTTCTCCTTTTGCGGCATTGTGAAGCAGTTGACTTAAAAAATGTGGAGTATATGGAACTCAGTTTGAAGATTCGAAGGCAAGATGGACAAACTAGAAAAGCCGGATTCTAGAATAATACGTTaacctcccaaaaaaaaaaaccagtgTCTGCACCCCATTTCTAACGTTGGTATTCTGCCTTCCCCATCctgattttcttcttttcaacCGTTGGAATCTCACGACGAGTATTGACAAATACACAGACAATCACCCAGAATTCTTTTGACCATGCAGAATAGAGACATACTGGAGCCGCGGGATTGACAACCGTTCCGGAAGCTTGTATGCATTTTATACATTGTGGAACATCATTTGTACACGATATAATACTAAAACAACAGCGAGTAACACTAGAACAACATTTTGTGGATCCCACACATGTTAAAATCTGGACCTTACAAGTTTTATTGGCCAAATCTTGGCCATTAATTGGCAGGACCCTGCCCCTTCTCCAGACATACTTACGTGTTACTGTACACAAGCGTGTGGGTACAGAACGGGGTCGACGAACGTCCAATCTCATGTAATTGATTTCGATCGTAATCAAATTGGAGGATCAAACCACCCTATAATTATGTCGGCAAATGCGCATGGCCTGTATCGAGTCCacctaaattttttttctatatatTTGTATAACTTTGCATTTCTGAGCCACTGATAAGTGCGATCttaaatatatatgtgtatatcaTGGGTTTTTTGGATGTTTATACTGCagaagttgtaaaaaaaaattttgaagtgtataatttttggatattttgaaatatatagtttaaaatttttgaagagTTTCTTAAGATTACTGGGgctaaagttattaaaaaaactTATAAAAGCCAAACGGATCCcatattatattaaaaaagtAGGTAAAGATAGTGATTAGAAAAATCTTTTATCGTTTCtccttttctatttatttttttcccgGCAAAgcaaaagggggaaaaaaaaaggttactTGTTCCTTGCTAAATTCCGACCCTGAGGTCCAATCTTCTTGGGCAAACAATCCTGATATAGAGACAGATGCCAAACCGTGGTATAGTAGAAATTCGCTTTTGTCTGGGGGACTGGAAGGATGCCCACTTTGTATTTTCATCGCATGAGGCGGCGAAAATTAATCCGCGATGTTTGTTGATTTTTGTGTGGAAGAAATTCGACCAATCGCGATCCAGATGTAGCCCAGCCGGCCCCACCCACCGGGTTCAATTAATTTTGATCCCTAAACTTTGGGTTATTGACACATTTGGTCCTCAAACTTTTTAGTATAATACATTTAGTATTCGAACTATCAATTTCATACTTAAATGAGAAATTAATCAATTTGAATGGAAATTAGAGTTGGGAAGAGAGGCATTATTGGAGttggaaaagtgaaagtagcTGCTCGCTCGTTCTATTTTACTGATTTTAAATCATGTACTTTAAGATTTTTTACCAAATGATCTCTTGCTCATCAAGCGTTCAAATTGATTTTAAGTGGTGCACCGCACTTTTTACTCAAAAaatactccaaaaaaaaaatgccattCTATAAAAAATTGTAGCAAAATCATGCGCGTTTCATTACTCGGTCCTCCTCATCGTTAGTCAACTGCCAGTTGCCAACAAAAGAAATTTATTCCCCCAATCTCCTGGAAACATGACCCCAGCCCATTGGTTGTCTTGCTGCCGGCGACGCCTCCAACTTCTCCACCACTCGTCTGGAAAATAACACGGACCTAGTCCTAGTCCACTGTTTCGCTCGTTAGCTGCTACCGGGGACGGCTCTAACCCATAATTATACTATTCATCCTTTTAAGGGGAAATTTCAACTCTAATTGTAGCAAAGAGCTCCAAGAAATCCAAAAGAAAGAATGGAACCTGCTTGGTGCCAAGGCAGCAGCACCCATGTTCCCACGCATGCCATCATAAACACCATGGACATGCAATAATCCTATCTTGTCGCATCTATTGACCAAAAAGGATGGACCATCCGTGATTATTCTAACAAGGGTGCCCACCGTCTAATCGCTTCCTAATCTCCATTTTTTCCATAATTAATTTGTTTACGGTTTTACCTTTCCGCGGCCCTTCGCTTGCACTATAAATATCATATTACTTCCTCTGCAAACTTTCGTCATACACGGAAAGAAGCCACTACTGCCTTTTTCCTTTACTCTTGAAAGAAAGTCTCTAAtcgtttttttctttttctttttttaaaaaataatcacTCAAAACCACCATGGTTATCTCCAAGACTGCATCCCAATCGGATGTCTCCGTCCACTCCACCTTCGCTTCTCGCTATGTTCGAGCTTCTCTTCCCCGGTATGTACATAAAAAAATCtcgatgatgatgatgatgaggcgTTATCTGGTGATGATTATGCCTTAGTAAGTTAATTATACTCTTACGTATTTTTGTTCTTTCTGAAGGTTTAAGATGCCGGAGAATTCGATTCCAAAAGAAGCAGCTTATCAGATCATCAACGACGAGCTAATGTTGGATGGAAACCCGAGGTTGAATCTGGCATCCTTCGTGACCACATGGATGGAGCCAGAATGCGATAAGCTCATCATGGCTGCCATTAACAAGAACTACGTCGACATGGATGAATACCCAGTCACCACTGAGCTCCAGGCAagtctccttcttcttcttcctttttttttatttttttttctgcttTAATTTGCGACAATATTAATGATAATAATATTAGTATAGTGTTGCATCTCACTTCAGCGCCAAGTTACCGAACTTTGCGGCCAATCAAGTATTTGTATCCTTTCTTTATTGAAAGGGACATTGAATCTCTCCCGTCAATAATCGTATAAAAGTGGTAAGGGTGTCAATTGTAATTTACACCCCTCAACTatttgagatttgcattttatCCCCTAAACTATCAATTATGGGAATATAGTGCCGCAAACTTTTTAGTTTATtgcaaaatatttcaataacCTAAATCGCGTTGGAATTAAACTAGCCGTTCACAATTAATAAGACAATCAGCTCCTTGATTAATATGGAATGGTAGCTCAACTACTGGCATTTCTTTTTAATCTTGATTTGCAATTTTCTTTCCCAACATAAAACGCGAATTGATGGAGCATGATCTTTTCACGCAAAAAAGTTTATGTCAAATTGCTACTTTGAAAGGGTGTGAGTCCGTTTAGATTGCTATTTCTTAcgagtttttatagaaaaaaatatattatagcaatttcatatatataaaattaaaaaaaagtgattgaaaaatatgtattcttcgaaaatataaaaaattttgtgtCAAAACAAGGCCTAATTTTTTAAAAGATAAAGGGTTTTTATTAGGTTTTTTTCACATGTGAATGGACAATAAAATTGATCTGTATCCGGGCTATCATAAATGCCACAATTGATAGTTGACTTTGGAGGGGTTTAAGTGCTAAATCCGAACATTTCAAGGCTGCAAAGTGCATTCAACTCAAATAGTTTCTACAATTAAATAAATAGTGTCATAATAAATTTTAGCTAGTTGCATGTTCTGTGGAGTTCCGGGAGCGTGGTCCCTCCATTTACATAGGGTAAGTGCCGCGGTTTGATGGCAGAAGAAGTCTTGAAGATGCCCTCCAACACGTGGAAGTCCACATTTGATCAAGAATGTGGACTTggttttaaaaaaaggaaaaaaaaaaaaaaaaaaagtggactTGGTGGTATCActagacattttttttttttgaatattgtATCCCTAGACTTCACTTTGCTCCTCTTAGCTATAGCCTAGTTACAGTACTAATTACTACTATAACTGGTTCATTATTATTTAAAGAAATCAAGGGCGGATTGAGTCGTAACTCCTGGGctatcattttctttctttaaccAACTCCACCTGTTTTCCTTACCTCTTTGTCTATTGGAAGAAAAATTAGGCCCCGTCTCGATCATCATTTTTTTCcaacatttttttcaaaaaaaaattatattttttgcaaacacatttttcaatcatcttacTATTTTATATGCATCAAATCTCTACAATatattttttcacaaaaattttcaaaaaaaaaatagtaataattCAAACGGGCTCTTAATTGAACAGCCAACCGAAAGGACAAGGGTGGTACCACATCCCATAAACAATAATCGGTATGGAAAGTGGACAATTTGGGACCGCTCCAATAATTTTGCACCATTCCATAACTGGAAGACTAGTTAGAATAGTAGTACACTAGATTCTTGATTCTTGTGTCGTCTGTCTTCGACTCGTGCCAAATTCTTAGACGTACATTTTTCTTTGTCGGGATGCTGAAAAATCAAATCTTTATTTCATTGTGATTGACATATTAAGCCCTCTATAGTTTCTTTGTTGAAAGAAAGGTAAGATGCTGCGTTAGCTTTTAGGTCATTGCCTCCGTCAGTTAATTTATTACTTTGGGAATGTTCAAAAGTTTTCCACTTTCACATTTGAAGCTTGAATTTCTAAGATATATTCGTTAGTCGATGAGAACGTATATGCAGTGGAGTGGGCCAGTTGCTGtgttttttcttcaagaattaTTTGCACGTTCAGATTTGGAGAATTCGTTGAGCTTCCTTCCTACAATGTTCAGACAAGATGacgaaaaaaaaataaaaaaagaaaaaggatccTAGGTTTGGACCCAAAGTAAAGTACATGGAAGGCCGGAACATGGCACTATCATTTGTCGACTTCACATCAAAGATGGGTTTTAGGTAAAATATATCATTTCTGGCTATTAGTATCAATTAGTCAAAACTACCATATTGGGTCTCAGGAACAATAGAAAAACGGACCAATGCTGCCCCACAACTTTACCTTCTATTTGCAGTGGCCCTCACCCGATTGGTGCGATATCACTACTCAGTCACTACTAGCTTTATGATTTCATAATTACATccctttcttgactttttttgccGACGCTACGGACCAAAAAATATCTAGCATATCTTGCTCGGTGTCCATTTGGTGAAGGGACCAATTCAAAGAATTCATTTGGTCTGATTAAattattgctatttttttttttgggagtttttgtgattgaaaaatatgttcttGAAAAACATACAACCTAAAATTTCTTTTCGGATCTATGTACGTCGTATTCGCCCTTTAATTCACAATTGAGGACCGAATATGTCTCGCTAATCAACATTAGGATATGCAATAATATATCTGTACAAAGTGATAGTAGTAGTGTTTGGCAAAGATTGCAATTGAATAGCTCGAAAGTTGCTTTGGAGAAGCTTCGTGGTTTGTCCAATCATGGCATCCTGTTCTCCCTCTTACACCAAGGGTCAGAGGCATctacttcttcttttgtgcattaattgaatgaattaaCGTCACAAAAGTAAGATacttgagaaaaaaaaaattgaatatgcTTTAGTATCTAACTTTTACTTTGCATCGTTGTTTGTTTTATGCTGTCTTGTGAAAAACGAAAATAGTAATACAAATGTATACCTCAATTCCAATTGTAACTTCCTGCTTTCTATAAGAGAAGACACAAGTATGCTGCCTAGGAGGATGCATTTTATCCTCCTTTTACTGAATTCCGCCTGAGAATTGAACTTTCTACATGCAGAAaacagttctttttttttttttgaaattattagGTGATCCGAAGTTggaaacatgaaatcaaatttgCTTAACCTTGTTTAGGACTGATAGAGGACCTGCAATTCTGGACATTGAAAGAAGGCGTTCTATGGCCGGAAAAAAATATTGTTGACATGTTACTGCTAGCACTCTCATTCACATATTGGATCCAATGCTAACAAATTAAGTGATTGTATAAAACTTTGATGGCCTTTGATCTAATTTCTGATGCAGAACCGATGTGTGAACATGATAGCCCATCTTTTCAATGCACCTCTTGGAGATGGAGAGGCTGCTGTTGGAGTGGGAACAGTAGGGTCATCAGAAGCCATCATGCTTGCAGGCTTAGCATTCAAGAGAAAGTGGCAGAACAAGATGAAAGAACTAGGCAAACCTTATGACAAGCCTAACATTGTCACTGGTGCCAATGTCCAGGTACATTTTGCTTCTCTACCAGAGTTATTGTGGTAAATCCACAGCTTAAACTATTAGAGTCTGCCAAAAAGATTTAGCGATGCATGGCGAGCCGTGGTTTATCATGATATGGGAAGAATATGCGTTCTTGGTATGTTCTGTTTGGGAACTAAGTCCATAATGAGCTTCATTTTTCAGTAATGCCATCAAATTTTACAGGTATGCTGGGAGAAATTTGCAAGATACTTTGAAGTTGAGCTAAAAGAGGTGAAATTGAGAGATGGATACTATGTGATGGACCCCGAGAAAGCAGTGGAGATGGTGGATGAGAACACCATCTGTGTTGCTGCTATCTTAGGTTCCACCCTTAATGGAGAGTTCGAGGATGTCAAACGTTTGAATGAACTCTTGCTAGAGAAGAATAAACAAACAGGGTAAtgcccctttctttttttttgaaatcgCACAACTCCTCTAAGACCTTTGGCGTCTTATTATATCTGTGCTTGGCAGATGGGATACACCAATTCATGTGGATGCAGCAAGCGGTGGCTTTATCGCACCATTCCTTTACCCAGAACTTGAGTGGGATTTCAGGCTGCCGCTAGTGAAGAGCATCAATGTTAGTGGCCACAAGTATGGACTTGTATATGCTGGAATTGGTTGGATCATCTGGAGGAACAAGCAGGACCTGCCTGATGAGCTTGTCTTCCATATTAACTATCTTGGTGCTGATCAGCCCACTTTCACTCTCAATTTCTCTAAAGGTAATCTTTTTTTCTCAAAGTCTATAATGTAAATTAGCCTCATCCTGATCTAGTTGAACAAACATTCAAAGTTCACACAACTTTTTGTTGGTCTTCAGGTTCTAGTCAAGTCATTGCCCAATATTATCAGCTCATTCGGCTAGGTCAGGAGGTAGGTATTAAAGCCTAGAAGGCATCATCAGCATTGCTGGCTTTGTTGATATTTAGGATGATATGCAGTTAGAATCATAATAATTTAATATGGGATCTCTATTTATCTCAGGGTTACAAGAACGTAATGGAGAATTGTCAAGAAAATGCAATGGTACTGAAAGAGGGATTGGAGAAGACAGGAAAATTCAACATCATATCAAAAGATACAGGAGTTCCATTGGTAGCATTCTCTCTCAGAGACAACAGCCGTCACAATGAGTTCGAGGTTTCAGAGATGCTGCGCCGCTTTGGATGGATTGTGCCGGCTTACACCATGCCGCCTGATGCTCAGCATGTAACAGTTCTGCGCGTCGTGATACGAGAAGACTTTTCAAGGACGTTGGCCGAGCGCCTTGTCTTGGACATCGACAAGGTCTTGCACGAACTTGATACTCTCCCTGCCAAAGTCACAGCCAAGTTGACAGGCAACGACGAGAATGCTCATAATGTGGCCCTTGTCAAGAAAACTACTCGCGAGGTGCAGTTGGAAATCACTGCAGCCTGGAAAAAGTTGGTCGCGGACAGGAAGAGGACCAATGGCGTTTGCTGATCGATTGTTACCGAAACCTTGGAACTTATGCTGGTAAAAGTAAACTTTGTGAGTAATTTTGGACTTGAGCGTGGTAGAGTTTGATCGTTTAGGACTGCATCTATGAGTTGTCATCCCCGCTGTATTGGGAAGattacctcttttttttttttccccatcaGAGTTGTATTGGAAGGATTACGGTATATTGTGTTTCTGTAATCTGGATTCTCAACAGAGAAGTGAGCCAGTCTTATCTTATTTTAATATGTTTGCGCATGATAGTCTTATCATTTAACAAGCTCGCCAATACACAAGTTGCTAGCAAATTTATATGAATGAAACTATTAGCCCTCCATGTCTGGGTTAGTCATACCTGTCATAGTAGTTAAGGCAGATTTGGCATTTCTTCTACTTTCTTCCAAAGGATTAAGATGTTCTCTTGCCAAAAAGAGCTCTGATGAGCTGCTTTCATTAAACGTTTCAAGTACAAAGCTCTGATTGAACATTTGTGAATTATTGAAAGTGACGATCAATTGTCATTGCGGAGAGGTTGCTGCTACTTTCTTTCCCCTGTGGGCACGCAAGAGCGGAGCATGGCAGGGCGGGGACAGAGAAAACGACCACGACGGATAAGGCGGGGGCGGTTTTTTGACAACGGGACGGGGCAAACCCTTTAACTCGCCCGTTACCTAACCCGCAGCTGCAATCCTCGAGGAACATAAAGTTGTCCAAAACTTGGATAGATGCgattagggatggcaacggggcggggttggggcgggggacccctcccccgtcccccgccccgttgcctattagttccccccgtccccgccccgtcccccgcctcccGCTCCtcccccccgccccgccccgccttgccccgcttcccccgcgggtgttaataaaattttattatataattttattataattaaattttaataaataatcaagtactaaaatatcaacacatcaccaaattat
This sequence is a window from Coffea eugenioides isolate CCC68of chromosome 7, Ceug_1.0, whole genome shotgun sequence. Protein-coding genes within it:
- the LOC113778265 gene encoding B3 domain-containing protein REM14-like isoform X1; its protein translation is MSMRTRIQPEKPHFFKPILPGFIDGVKIPASFLKYLGGKISENQAVLRRGGVKEWRVEISDQWLREGWRAFAVENNLQVGDFAVFEHEGNMVFEVLVFDPSHCEREYASIDDETKCSKKFKAAATEEIPRSKKVKLELSDDQEEPDSTDQICHPYFIFTVKPINLLYHRLNIPRDFAMENGLFGRECNIKLRDQSQRSWSLKIKSSSDCASIQCGWKSFAKAQGLKEGDEFVLELTENGEAPVFNFYGKDKASTRKSGKEVSWRDEEPVNPHFTSTIEPHCIRRCILVSLFVSCHNPFLWHAIHYSCNIPGNPMQYLPMKFARSNDLSNRSCKLILKDPKKRSWHAELNSRGSRVCISFGLDEFFTANDLKEGDTCSFELVENGETPVINFLTRLTKDDQPPPQPATDDHSYFISTIKPYNIKSCVLHLPVKFAKPNGLTKLKGEMIVKDDRQRLWKIKLKDRGDRVVLSRGWSNISRANGLKVGDRYKFEIIKKGKRPVVNFHCKFLKSEEDSPALTPN
- the LOC113778265 gene encoding B3 domain-containing protein REM14-like isoform X2; translated protein: MSMRTRIQPEKPHFFKPILPGFIDGVKIPASFLKYLGGKISENQAVLRRGGVKEWRVEISDQWLREGWRAFAVENNLQVGDFAVFEHEGNMVFEVLVFDPSHCEREYASIDDETKCSKKFKAAEIPRSKKVKLELSDDQEEPDSTDQICHPYFIFTVKPINLLYHRLNIPRDFAMENGLFGRECNIKLRDQSQRSWSLKIKSSSDCASIQCGWKSFAKAQGLKEGDEFVLELTENGEAPVFNFYGKDKASTRKSGKEVSWRDEEPVNPHFTSTIEPHCIRRCILVSLFVSCHNPFLWHAIHYSCNIPGNPMQYLPMKFARSNDLSNRSCKLILKDPKKRSWHAELNSRGSRVCISFGLDEFFTANDLKEGDTCSFELVENGETPVINFLTRLTKDDQPPPQPATDDHSYFISTIKPYNIKSCVLHLPVKFAKPNGLTKLKGEMIVKDDRQRLWKIKLKDRGDRVVLSRGWSNISRANGLKVGDRYKFEIIKKGKRPVVNFHCKFLKSEEDSPALTPN
- the LOC113778265 gene encoding B3 domain-containing protein REM14-like isoform X3, with the protein product MSMRTRIQPEKPHFFKPILPGFIDGVKIPASFLKYLGGKISENQAVLRRGGVKEWRVEISDQWLREGWRAFAVENNLQVGDFAVFEHEGNMVFEVLVFDPSHCEREYASIDDETKCSKKFKAAATEEIPRSKKVKLELSDDQEEPDSTDQICHPYFIFTVKPINLLYHRLNIPRDFAMENGLFGRECNIKLRDQSQRSWSLKIKSSSDCASIQCGWKSFAKAQGLKEGDEFVLELTENGEAPVFNFYGKDKASTRKSGKEVSWRDEEPVNPHFTSTIEPHCIRRCILYLPMKFARSNDLSNRSCKLILKDPKKRSWHAELNSRGSRVCISFGLDEFFTANDLKEGDTCSFELVENGETPVINFLTRLTKDDQPPPQPATDDHSYFISTIKPYNIKSCVLHLPVKFAKPNGLTKLKGEMIVKDDRQRLWKIKLKDRGDRVVLSRGWSNISRANGLKVGDRYKFEIIKKGKRPVVNFHCKFLKSEEDSPALTPN
- the LOC113777621 gene encoding glutamate decarboxylase yields the protein MVISKTASQSDVSVHSTFASRYVRASLPRFKMPENSIPKEAAYQIINDELMLDGNPRLNLASFVTTWMEPECDKLIMAAINKNYVDMDEYPVTTELQNRCVNMIAHLFNAPLGDGEAAVGVGTVGSSEAIMLAGLAFKRKWQNKMKELGKPYDKPNIVTGANVQVCWEKFARYFEVELKEVKLRDGYYVMDPEKAVEMVDENTICVAAILGSTLNGEFEDVKRLNELLLEKNKQTGWDTPIHVDAASGGFIAPFLYPELEWDFRLPLVKSINVSGHKYGLVYAGIGWIIWRNKQDLPDELVFHINYLGADQPTFTLNFSKGSSQVIAQYYQLIRLGQEGYKNVMENCQENAMVLKEGLEKTGKFNIISKDTGVPLVAFSLRDNSRHNEFEVSEMLRRFGWIVPAYTMPPDAQHVTVLRVVIREDFSRTLAERLVLDIDKVLHELDTLPAKVTAKLTGNDENAHNVALVKKTTREVQLEITAAWKKLVADRKRTNGVC